In Serratia marcescens subsp. marcescens ATCC 13880, a single genomic region encodes these proteins:
- the gpsA gene encoding NAD(P)H-dependent glycerol-3-phosphate dehydrogenase, with product MNTVNASMTVIGAGSYGTALAITLARNGHSVVLWGHNPAQIQTLQHDRCNQAFLPDVPFPDTLLLEADLARALAASRDVLVVVPSHVFGDVLRQLKPHLRPDARIVWATKGLEAETGRLLQDVAREALGETIPLAVLSGPTFAKELAAGLPTAIALAATDAQFADDLQQLLHCGKSFRVYSNPDFIGVQLGGAVKNVIAIGAGMSDGIGFGANARTALITRGLAEMSRLGSALGADPSTFMGMAGLGDLVLTCTDNQSRNRRFGIMLGQGKGVQEAQDSIGQVVEGYRNTKEVLALAQRHGVEMPITEQIYQVLYCHKDAREAALSLLGRARKDEKPSA from the coding sequence ATGAACACCGTCAATGCTTCAATGACTGTTATCGGTGCCGGCTCGTACGGCACCGCATTGGCCATTACGCTGGCGCGTAACGGCCATTCCGTGGTGCTGTGGGGGCACAACCCCGCGCAAATTCAAACGTTGCAGCACGATCGCTGCAATCAGGCGTTTCTGCCCGACGTTCCCTTCCCCGATACCCTGCTGCTTGAAGCCGATTTGGCGCGTGCGCTGGCCGCCAGCCGCGACGTGCTGGTGGTGGTGCCGAGCCACGTGTTCGGCGACGTGCTGCGCCAGCTGAAGCCGCATCTGCGCCCGGATGCCCGCATCGTGTGGGCCACCAAGGGATTGGAAGCGGAAACCGGTCGGTTGCTGCAGGACGTGGCGCGTGAGGCGCTGGGCGAGACGATCCCGCTGGCGGTGCTCTCCGGGCCGACGTTCGCCAAAGAGCTGGCCGCCGGCCTGCCGACGGCGATCGCGCTGGCGGCGACCGATGCGCAGTTCGCCGACGATCTGCAACAGCTGCTGCACTGCGGCAAGAGCTTCCGCGTCTACAGCAATCCCGACTTCATCGGCGTGCAGCTTGGCGGCGCGGTGAAGAACGTGATCGCCATCGGCGCCGGCATGTCCGACGGCATCGGTTTCGGCGCTAACGCCCGTACCGCGTTGATTACACGCGGGCTGGCGGAAATGAGCCGTCTGGGTTCTGCGCTGGGCGCCGATCCTTCGACGTTCATGGGCATGGCGGGGCTGGGGGATCTGGTGCTAACCTGCACGGACAACCAGTCGCGCAACCGTCGCTTCGGCATTATGCTGGGGCAGGGTAAAGGCGTGCAGGAAGCGCAGGACAGTATCGGTCAGGTGGTCGAGGGCTATCGCAATACCAAAGAGGTGTTGGCGTTGGCGCAGCGGCACGGTGTGGAAATGCCGATCACCGAACAGATTTATCAGGTGCTTTACTGCCACAAGGACGCCCGCGAAGCGGCGCTGAGCCTGCTGGGGCGAGCCCGAAAGGACGAAAAACCCAGCGCGTGA